From the genome of Xiphophorus hellerii strain 12219 chromosome 11, Xiphophorus_hellerii-4.1, whole genome shotgun sequence, one region includes:
- the capns1a gene encoding calpain small subunit 1a: MFFLKKVVGGIVDVVSNIDPEQFAPSNPPPARQPAVYAEKHESDEEKQFRKVFQQLAGDDMEVSPNELMNILNRIISKHGDLKTEGFSIESCRSMVAVMDSDSTGKLGFHEFKHLWNNVKKWQGVYKQYDADHSGVIGADELPNAFKAAGFPLNDQLFQMIIRRYSDESGNMDFDNYIGCLVRLDAMCRAFQTLDKDRNGTIKVNVQEWLQLTMYS, translated from the exons ATGTTCTTTCTCAAAAAAGTTGTCGGTGGCATCGTTGACGTTGTCAG CAACATTGACCCTGAGCAGTTTGCGCCTTCAAATCCT CCTCCTGCACGCCAGCCAGCCGTTTACGCAGAGAAGCATGAAAGCGACGAGGAGAAACAGTTCCGCAAAGTCTTCCAGCAGCTCGCTGGAGAC GACATGGAGGTGAGCCCAAATGAGCTGATGAACATCCTGAACCGGATCATCTCAAAGC ATGGAGACCTGAAGACGGAAGGCTTCAGCATCGAATCCTGCAGGAGCATGGTGGCTGTCATGGAC TCGGACAGCACCGGGAAACTTGGCTTCCATGAATTCAAACACCTGTGGAACAACGTAAAGAAATGGCAG GGCGTGTACAAGCAGTATGACGCAGACCACTCGGGTGTCATCGGTGCAGATGAGCTGCCGAACGCGTTCAAAGCTGCAG GGTTCCCCCTCAACGATCAGCTGTTCCAGATGATCATCCGCAGGTATAGCGACGAAAGCGGCAACATGGACTTTGACAACTACATCGGCTGCCTCGTGAGGCTGGATGCGATGTGTC GGGCCTTCCAAACCCTGGACAAAGACAGAAACGGGACTATTAAAGTGAATGTTCAAGAG TGGCTTCAGTTGACCATGTACTCCTGA
- the LOC116728213 gene encoding nuclear apoptosis-inducing factor 1 isoform X1, protein MSSPVYYNHDSAVRFKKRKARFSFSEVHVLLDEVRKNRSVVVGKFNRGIPTDSKKRTWAEITARVNDIGECQREVIEVIKKWSDLKCDTKRKVAAMRSGTVPNRGLNSRLSRDLTQTEKIVLQILEMDEDDQSTGECGPLGDDDDVPEEEEEMEEEDMMGMQSSPNGGGDVSSMPPPTSYGDSSQPAYDMQYEIPPTEDTEIPFGDSDDDQREDALPSNQPGKSAEVHQVNNGVHKHVQPPMSASAPALAPAPAPSPAVTLPAPAHNSRDSLLQNAALSLQEQHATNMLLETVSRSLELLAESVQQLAETQQEFVRESLQLQRETVQVLRDFTGGAIALMHDKLNGRPAL, encoded by the exons ATGTCTTCTCCGGTGTACTACAACCACGACAGCGCTGTCCGCTTCAAGAAGAGAAAAGCtcgtttttctttcagtgaagTCCACGTCCTGCTGGATGAAGTGAGGAAGAACCGTTCGGTTGTTGTGG gCAAATTCAACAGAGGAATACCGACTGACTCAAAGAAGCGCACCTGGGCGGAGATTACTGCACGCGTCAACGATATTGGGGAGTGCCAACGGGAGGTCATAGAGGTCATCAAGAAATGGTCCGACCTGAAGTGCGACACCAAACGCAAAGTGGCGGCCATGAGGTCGGGGACCGTGCCCAACAGGGGACTCAACTCGCGTCTCTCCCGAGACCTCACTCAGACGGAAAAGATAGTCCTTCAAATACTGGAGATGGACGAAGACGACCAGAGCACCGGAGAGTGCGGTCCGCTGGGGGACGACGACGACGTTcccgaggaagaggaggagatggaaGAGGAGGACATGATGGGAATGCAGAGTTCTCCTAACGGCGGGGGGGACGTGTCGTCCATGCCGCCACCAACTTCCTACG GGGACTCATCACAGCCAGCTTATGATATGCAGTATGAGATCCCCCCAACAGAAG ATACCGAAATCCCATTCGGAGATTCGGATGACGACCAGAGAGAAGACGCGCTTCCCTCCAATCAGCCAGGAAAATCCGCCGAGGTGCACCAAGTGAACAACGGCGTCCATAAACACGTCCAGCCGCCGATGTCTGCCAGCGCTCCGGCCCTGGCCCCAGCTCCGGCTCCGTCGCCAGCGGTCACACTCCCTGCGCCGGCGCACAACTCCAGGGACAGCCTGCTGCAGAACGCCGCCCTGAGCCTGCAGGAGCAGCACGCCACCAACATGCTGCTGGAGACGGTGTCGCGCTCCCTGGAGCTGCTGGCCGAGTCGGTGCAGCAGCTGGCGGAGACGCAGCAGGAGTTTGTGCGCGAGTCGCTGCAGCTGCAGCGGGAGACGGTGCAGGTGCTCAGAGACTTCACGGGCGGAGCCATCGCCCTCATGCATGACAAACTGAATGGACGACCGGCTTTATAA
- the LOC116728213 gene encoding nuclear apoptosis-inducing factor 1 isoform X2, whose translation MSSPVYYNHDSAVRFKKRKARFSFSEVHVLLDEVRKNRSVVVGKFNRGIPTDSKKRTWAEITARVNDIGECQREVIEVIKKWSDLKCDTKRKVAAMRSGTVPNRGLNSRLSRDLTQTEKIVLQILEMDEDDQSTGECGPLGDDDDVPEEEEEMEEEDMMGMQSSPNGGGDVSSMPPPTSYDTEIPFGDSDDDQREDALPSNQPGKSAEVHQVNNGVHKHVQPPMSASAPALAPAPAPSPAVTLPAPAHNSRDSLLQNAALSLQEQHATNMLLETVSRSLELLAESVQQLAETQQEFVRESLQLQRETVQVLRDFTGGAIALMHDKLNGRPAL comes from the exons ATGTCTTCTCCGGTGTACTACAACCACGACAGCGCTGTCCGCTTCAAGAAGAGAAAAGCtcgtttttctttcagtgaagTCCACGTCCTGCTGGATGAAGTGAGGAAGAACCGTTCGGTTGTTGTGG gCAAATTCAACAGAGGAATACCGACTGACTCAAAGAAGCGCACCTGGGCGGAGATTACTGCACGCGTCAACGATATTGGGGAGTGCCAACGGGAGGTCATAGAGGTCATCAAGAAATGGTCCGACCTGAAGTGCGACACCAAACGCAAAGTGGCGGCCATGAGGTCGGGGACCGTGCCCAACAGGGGACTCAACTCGCGTCTCTCCCGAGACCTCACTCAGACGGAAAAGATAGTCCTTCAAATACTGGAGATGGACGAAGACGACCAGAGCACCGGAGAGTGCGGTCCGCTGGGGGACGACGACGACGTTcccgaggaagaggaggagatggaaGAGGAGGACATGATGGGAATGCAGAGTTCTCCTAACGGCGGGGGGGACGTGTCGTCCATGCCGCCACCAACTTCCTACG ATACCGAAATCCCATTCGGAGATTCGGATGACGACCAGAGAGAAGACGCGCTTCCCTCCAATCAGCCAGGAAAATCCGCCGAGGTGCACCAAGTGAACAACGGCGTCCATAAACACGTCCAGCCGCCGATGTCTGCCAGCGCTCCGGCCCTGGCCCCAGCTCCGGCTCCGTCGCCAGCGGTCACACTCCCTGCGCCGGCGCACAACTCCAGGGACAGCCTGCTGCAGAACGCCGCCCTGAGCCTGCAGGAGCAGCACGCCACCAACATGCTGCTGGAGACGGTGTCGCGCTCCCTGGAGCTGCTGGCCGAGTCGGTGCAGCAGCTGGCGGAGACGCAGCAGGAGTTTGTGCGCGAGTCGCTGCAGCTGCAGCGGGAGACGGTGCAGGTGCTCAGAGACTTCACGGGCGGAGCCATCGCCCTCATGCATGACAAACTGAATGGACGACCGGCTTTATAA